The DNA region TGTCAGGTGCGCAGCATCCGGGCGATGGCCTTCGTGGCCTCCTCGACCTTCGCGTCGATCTCGTCGCCGCCCTTGACCGCCGCGTCCGCGACGCAGTGGCGCAGGTGCTCCTCCAGGAGCTGGAGGGCGAAGGACTGCAGGGCCTTCGTGCCGGCGGAGACCTGGGTGAGTATGTCGATGCAGTAGACGTCCTCCTCGACCATCCGCTGCAGGCCCCTGATCTGGCCCTCGATGCGGCGCAGGCGCTTGAGGTGCTCGTCCTTCTGCTTGTGGTAGCCGTGTGTCTGGTGGGCCGTGCCCGCCGCTGCCGCCTGGTCCTCGCCGGAGGGCGCTTCGGTCGTGGCCGCGGCGGCCGCCTCTGTGGTCGTCATCGCGTCCTCCTGTGCATACCCCTGGTGGGTATAGGGTAGCCGATTCCTCGGGTGGTGTGCTGATCACTGTGCCTGATGGGCGACACTGGGGTCCGGCCGGTTAGCCGTGGCCGGATGATGCGCCTAGCATCAGCCTGACCGCATCCAAAGCACCCCGAGGACCCCACGTGCGATTTCGTCTGACCCCCAGGGAGACGAGCTTCTACGACATGTTCGCCGCATCCGCGGACAACATCGTCACCGGCTCCAAGCTCCTGATGGAACTGCTCGGGGCCGACGCCTCCGCCCGAGCCGAGATCGCTGAGCGTATGCGGGCCGCCGAACACGCGGGGGACGACGCGACGCATGCGATCTTCCACCAGCTGAACTCCTCGTTCATCACGCCGTTCGACCGCGAGGACATCTACTCCCTCGCGTCCTCGCTCGACGACATCATGGACGCCATGGAGGAGGCCGTCGACCTGGTCGTGCTCTACCAGGTCGAGGAGCTCCCCAAGGGCGTGGAGCAGCAGATCGAGGTGCTCGCCCGCGCCGCCGAGCTGACGGCCGAGGCGATGCCGCATCTGCGCACCATGGACAACCTCACCGAATACTGGATCGAGGTCAACCGCCTGGAGAACCAGGCCGACCAGATCCACCGCAAGCTGCTCGCCCACCTCTTCAACGGCAAGTACGACGCCATCGAGGTGCTGAAGCTCAAGCAGATCGTCGATGTGCTGGAAGAGGCGGCCGACGCGTTCGAGCACGTCGCCAACACGGTGGAGACCATCGCGGTCAAGGAGTCCTGAGGCACCTCCATGGACACCTTCGCGTTGATCGTGACCATTGGCGTCGCGCTCGGTTTCACGTACACGAATGGCTTTCACGACTCCGCGAACGCCATCGCCACCTCCGTCTCCACGCGTGCGCTGACGCCACGCGCGGCGCTCGCCATGGCCGCGGTCATGAACCTCGCCGGTGCCTTCCTCGGCAGCGGCATCGCCAAGACGGTCAGCGAAGGGCTGATCGAGACGCCGCACGGCACCAAGGGGATGTGGATCCTCTTTGCCGGTCTGGTCGGCGCCATCGTCTGGAACCTCGTCACCTGGTACTTCGGCCTGCCCTCCTCCTCGTCGCACGCGCTGTTCGGCGGTCTGGTGGGGGCGGCGCTCGCGGGCGGCATCGGGGTGATCTGGTCCGGGGTCGTCGAGAAGATCGTCATCCCGATGTTCCTGTCGCCGCTGGTCGGCCTGGCGGTCGGCTATCTGGTGATGTGCGCGATCATGTGGATGTTCCGCAAGTCCAACCCGCACAAGGCCAAGCGCGGCTTCAGGATCGCGCAGACCGTCTCGGCGGCCGGCATGGCGCTCGGCCACGGCCTCCAGGACGCCCAGAAGACCATGGGCATCGTGGTGATGGCCCTGGTCATCGCCGACGTCGAGGACGCCGGTGACCCGATCCCGATCTGGGTCAAGATCTCCTGTGCGGTGATGCTGTCGCTCGGTACGTACGCCGGTGGCTGGCGCATCATGCGCACCCTCGGCCGCAAGATCATCGAGCTGGACCCGCCGCAGGGCTTCGCCGCGGAGACCACGGGCGCGGGCATCATGTTCACCACCGCGTTCATGTTCCACGCGCCGATCTCCACCACGCACGTCATCACGTCCGCGATCATGGGCGTCGGTGCGACCAAGCGGGTGAACGCGGTGCGCTGGGGCGTCGCCAAGAACATCATCCTGGGCTGGTTCATCACCATGCCCGCGGCGGCCCTGGTCGCTGCCTTGAGCTTCTGGATCGTGAATCTGGCGTTCCTGTAGGGGCGCGGACGCGGGAGTGCCCCCGGTCCGGATCGTGGTGATCCGGGCCGGGGGCACTTCGCGTGTACGGGCCCGCTCTCGGCGTGCCCGGCGTACTCGGCGTACGCGTCTACTTCGCGAAGTACTCGCCGAAGTGGGCGGAGCCGTAGCCGCCGCCGAGGTTGAAGCTCTTGGCGCCGGTGCCGGTCACGCCGCTCGCGTCGGTCTGGAGCTGCCAGGTGCGGCCGACGAAGGTGTCCTCGCCCATGCCGCCCACGTAGACCTCGGGGGTGCCGTTCTTGTCGGCGTCGACGACGGTGACCGCCTCGCCGAAGTGGTCCGACTTCTCCGAGGTGCTGGGGATGCCCTTGGAGTTCTGCGTGAGGACCTTGGCGCCCTTGGTGGTGACGCCGCTCTTGCTGCCGCGCAGCATGGTGACCGAGCCGGACACGGCCGTGGACGGATCCGTCGCGGACTCCCAGGACGCCCCGACCAGGATGTCGCCGTAGCCGTCCTTGTCCAGGTCGCCGACGGCCACGTCGGTGCCCCAGCGGTCGCCCTTCTCGTCGATGCCGGGGACGCCCGGGCTGTCCTGGTCGTAGACGCGGGCCGGGATCGTCTTGCTCACGCCGTCCGGGCCGCCGTAGGTGACGGAGATCGCGCCGCTGTTGTCGGCGTCGTACTCCTGCGGCGTGCCGACGAAGTCCTGGAAGCCGTCGCCGTTGAGGTCGCCGAAGGCGCCGCCGTGGCGGGCGTTCAGCTTGCCGCCGGGGACGTAGCCGTCGCGGGTGCCCTGCAGGACGCGGGCCTGGCGGCCGTCGGACGGGCGGGTGCCGGTGCCCATGGTCACCACGTCGTCGACGCCGTCGCCGGTCATGTCGCCGACCTGGACGCTGGTCGCGGCCACCCCGTCCTTGGCCTCGGTGTCCCGGAACTGGACGGAGGCCGGCTTGCCGGTGCCGCGGTCGAAGGGGCCGTAGAGCGTGCCGAGGCCCCAGTTGGCGTTCATCTGCGGGCCGACCTGGGCGGCGCCGACGATGTCGGCCTTGCCGTCGCCGTTGACGTCGCCGATCCGCTGCCAGGCCTGGCGGAAGGCCGGGGACGCGGTGGTGCCCTCGCCGGTGGGCACCTCGGTGCCGCCGGAGATGCCGTCCTTGCCGCCCCACAGCACGAGCAGCCCGGGGCCGTCGCTGATCAGCAGGTCGTCGTAGCCGTCGTCGTCGAGGTCGCCGTGGCTCGCCTGGATGCCCCAGCCGTAGGGGTTGGCCTTGGGCTCGCCCGGGACGCCGGGCGTGGCACGGCTGACCAGCTGCTGCTTGTCGTACTTCAGGCCCTCGGCGGAGCCGTAGACGATGGAGACGAGCCCGGCCCGCTTGATGCCGTCGATCTTGGCGCTGGGCGCGCCGATCGCCAGGTCCGGGTAGCCGTCGCCGTTGAAGTCGGCGGCGTCCTTCCCGGCGGCGGGCTTGGCGGGGGCCGCGGGGGCGGCCTGGGCCGGGGCGGTGACGCTCAGCAGGGCCGCGGCGCAGGCCGCGGCCGTGAGATAGGTGGTGCTGCGCAAGAGAGAGTCCCCCCAGGGTGTGTGCCGGGCCGGGAACGGATTCCGGCCAGGTCCTGATGCCGAAGTTGACCAACGGGGGGCGCGGATAGTTGTGGTGACGCCGAACACGGGAGACGCGGGAAGGGCGGCTGGGGCGGGACGGGAAAGTGATACGGGCCCGCCCCCCGGGAGCCGGGGGGCGGGCCCTTCTCGTCCCTGCGGTGGCACCGCCATGCAGCACCGCGGGGAGTTCTGTCCGGCCGGTGAGGTCTAGCCGAAGCGGCCGGAGATGTAGTCCTCGGTCGCCTGGACCGACGGGTTGGAGAAGATGCGCTCGGTCTCGTCGATCTCGATGAGCTTGCCGGGCTGGCCGACCGCCGCGAGGTTGAAGAAGGCCGTGCGGTCCGAGACGCGGGCCGCCTGCTGCATGTTGTGCGTCACGATGACGATCGTGAAGCGCTCCTTCAGCTCGCCGATCAGGTCCTCGATGGCGAGGGTGGAGATCGGGTCGAGCGCCGAGCAGGGCTCGTCCATCAGGAGCACCTGCGGCTCCACGGCGATGGCGCGGGCGATGCACAGGCGCTGCTGCTGGCCGCCGGAGAGGCCGGAGCCGGGCTTGTTCAGGCGGTCCTTGACCTCGTTCCAGAGGTTGGCGCCCTTGAGGGACTTCTCGACGACGTCGTTCAGCTCGCTCTTCTTGTACGAGCCGTTGAGCTTCAGGCCCGCCGCGACGTTGTCGTAGATCGACATGGTCGGGAAGGGGTTCGGCCGCTGGAAGACCATGCCGATGGTGCGGCGCACGTTCACCGGGTCCACGCCGGAGCCGTACAGGTCGTCGCCGTCCAGGAGCACCTTGCCGTCGACGCGGCCGCCGGGGGTGACCTCGTGCATGCGGTTCAGGGTGCGCAGGAACGTGGACTTGCCGCAGCCGGACGGGCCGATGAAGGCCGTCACGGAGCGGGGCTCCACGGTCATGGAGATGTCTTCGATCGCCTTGTGGGAACCGTAGTAGGCGTTGAGGCCCGATACGTCGATTCGCTTGGCCATGGGGATCACTGCTTTCGAAAAGGGGGGGTACTGCCGTCGGTCGCTGGGTGGCCGCGTCAGCGACCGGTCTTCGGGGCCTTCCAGCGGGCGATGCCGCGGGCCACGAGGTTGAGGATCATGATGAACGCGATCAGCGCGAGCGCCGCCGCCCAGGCACGGTCGTAACCGGCGGAGGTGCCGGACGCGTACTGCTGGTAGATGAAGAGCGGCAGCGAGCCCTGCGGGCCGTTGAACGGGTCCGTGTTGATGAAGGGGTTCGTCCAGACCAGGAGCAGCACGGGCGCGGTCTCGCCCGCGATGCGGGCGACGGCCAGCATGACGCCGGTCGTGATGCCGCCGATGGCGGTGGGCAGGACCACCTTCAGGATGGTGCGCCACTTCGGTACGCCGAGGGCGAGCGATGCCTCGCGGAGCTCGTTCGGGACGAGCTTCAGCATCTCCTCGGTGGAGCGCACGACCACCGGCATCATCAGGATCGACAGCGCCATGGCGCCGGCCCAGCCGGAGAAGTCGAAGCCGAGGATCAGGATCCAGAAGCTGAGGACGAACAGACCGGCGACGATGGACGGGATGCCCGTCATCACGTCGACGAAGAAGGTGACGGCCTTGGCGAGCTTGCCGCGTCCGTACTCGACGAGGTAGATCGCGGTGAGCAGGCCGATCGGCACGGCGATCAGGCAGGCGAGGCCGACCTGCTCCAGGGTGCCGATGAGCGCGTGGTAGATGCCGCCGCCGGGCTCGTCGTCGGCGACGACGCCCATCGAGTGGCTCAGGAAGTACCCGTCGAAGACCTCCGTGCCGCGCTGGACGGTCTCGAAGATGAGGGAGGCCAGCGGCACGACGGCCAGCAGGAACATGACCCACACCAGCGAGGTGGCCAGGCGGTCCTTGGCCTGCCGGGTGCCTTCGACACTCGCCGAGAGGAAGTACGAGACGCCGACGAACAGGATCGCCGAGATGAGGCCCCACTGCAGGCGGGAGCTGAGGTCGGCCGCGAGGCCGATGCCGCTGCCCACGGCGAGGGAGCCGACGGCGATGACGTAGGGCGCCCAGCGAGGCAGGCGGGCCCTGCGCAGGTCGGACGGGGGCCGGCCGCCGGGGGTACCGGTGGGCTTGACGGTCGTGGTGCTCATGCGTTGGCCCCCGAGTACTCCTTGCGGCGCGCGATGATCAGGCGGGCCGCGCCGTTGACAAGGAGAGTGATGACGAACAGGACGAGACCGGAGGCGATCAGGGCGTCCCGGCCGTACTCGCTGGCCTCGCTGAACTTGCTGGCGATGTTCTGGGCGAAGGTGCCGCCGCCGTAGTCGAGCACGGACGCCTGGATCACGAAGGTCGGGGAGAGCACGGTGGCCACGGCGATCGTCTCGCCGAGCGCGCGGCCGAGGCCCAGCATCGAGGCGGAGATGATGCCGGAGCGGCCGAAGGGGAGCACCGACATGCGGATGACCTCCCAGCGCGTGGCGCCGAGGGCCAAGGCGGCCTCCTCGTGCATCTTCGGGACCTGCAGGAAGACCTCGCGGCTCACGTTGGTGATGATCGGCAGGATCATGATCGCGAGCAGGATGCCGACGGTCATCAGGGAGCGCGGGGCGCCGCCGTGGTACTCGAAGATGCCGGTCCAGCCGAAGTAGTCGTCGAGCCAGCTGTAGAGGCCGGTGAGGTTCGGGGCGACCACGAGGGCGCCCCACAGGCCGTAGACGATCGAGGGCACCGCGGCGAGCAGGTCGATCACGAAGGCGATGGGGGCGGCGAGCCTGCGCGGCGCGTAGTGCGAGATGAACAGCGCGATGCCGATGGCCACGGGCACGGCGATCACGAGCGCGATGATCGAGCTCACGATGGTGCCGAAGACCAGGACGGCGATGCCGAAGTAGGGCTTGCCGTCGTGCAGGGAGCCCGCGGGGTCCCACTCGAAGGTGGTGAGGAAGTTGCCCTCGTTGTCCGCGAGCGCGATGGAGGCGCGGTAGGCGAGGAAGGCCGCGACGGCGGCCATGATCAGCAGCAGCGTGATGCCGGAGCCGCGCGAGAGCGCGAGGAAGATCCGGTCACCGGGGCGGGTGGCGCCGCGCGCGGCGCGCTTCTGCTCGGTGGTCGTCGGCTCGGCGTCCTCGACGTGCGAGGGCGGGGGAGGGGTGTCGGTGGGTATGTCCATGGGGGTTCTCCGGTCTGCGGAGCCGGCCGCGCGGTCGGCGCGGGTGGCTCCTGGCGGCGGTGCACCGGACGGCGCGGCCCGCCGGGGAGGCGGGCCGCGCTCTTAGGTCAGCTCAGGCCCTTGACGGTCTCGCGGACCTTGGTGATGATCTCGGTCGGCATCGGGGCGTAGGACTCGTCCTTGAGGACGGACTGACCGTCCTCGCTCGCGATGTAGTTCAGGAAGGACTTCGTGGTGGCGAGGGTGTCCTTCTTGTTGTTCTTCTCGCAGACGATCTCGTACGTGACCAGGATGATCGGGTACGCGCCCTCGGCCGTGGGCTTGTAGTTCAGCTCCATGGCGAGGTCCTTGCCCTTGCCGACGACCTTGGCCTCGGAGATGGCCTTGGAGGCGTTGTCGACGGTGGCCTTGACCGGCTCCTTGGCGCCCGTCTTGAGGTCGACGGTCTTGATGCCCTCGGTGGCGTACGACAGCTCCATGTAGGAGATGGCGCCCTCGGTCTGCTTCACCTGCTGGGCGACGCCGGAGGAGCCGCTCGCGGACTGGCCGCCCTTGGCGGCCCAGACCTTGGCGGGCTCGTGCGGCCAGGCGGAGGGCGCGGCGCCCTTCAGGTACTTGGTGAAGTTGTCCGTGGTGCCGGACTCGTCGGAGCGGTGGAAGGCCTGGATCTTGGTGCCGGGGAGCTTGGCGTCGGGGTTGAGCTTCTCGATCGCCTTGTCGTCCCAGGTCTTGATCTTGTCGTTGAAGATGTCGGCGATGGTCTTCGCGTCCAGGGTGAGGCTGTCGACGCCCGGGACGTTGTAGGCGATCGCGATCGGGCCGCCGACCATCGGCAGGTCGATGGCCTGGCTGCCCTTGCAGACCTTCTTCGACTCGGCGATCTCCTCCGGCTTCAGGGCCGAGTCCGAGCCGGCGAAGGCGGTCTGGCCCTGCAGGAAGGAGGTGATGCCGGCGCCGGAGCCGTCCGGCTTGTACTGCAGCTGCACGTCCTTGCAGGCGGCGCGGTACTGCTTGACCCAGGCGTCGATCGCGCCCTTCTGTGCGGACGAGCCGGAGGCCATGAGCTGGCCCTTGGCGCCCTCGCAGTCGATGTTGCTGTTGGCGTTGGTCTTCTTGCCGCCGTTGCTGCTGCCGTCGTCGTCCGAGCCGCACGCCGTGAGGGCCAGGGCGCCGGAGACGGCGAGAGCACCGAGGGTGAGGGCCCGCCGGTTCATGCGCTGAAGCTTCACTGTCGGGAGTTCCTTCCGGGAGCCGCCGGGCGGCGGCGTGCGAAGTCTGTACGAGTGGCCGTAGGTGGCCGTGGGTCTGGCGCGTGCTGCCGGGGCGTTCCGTGGGATCGCGCCACGCATCACGTAGGGCCGAAATTAGGCAGATCAGGTGAAGTGACCGATGGCCGTAAATGAACGCGTGGTGAACCTACGAGGACTTTGTGGTTAGGTCACGGTCGTATTACGTCGCGGGGGGCGCGGCGAGGCGGCGGCTCTCCAGGAACGGGGCGCCGCCGACCAGCACCGCGTGACTTTACGCGCCCGGCCGGGTACTCACGGTCTCCGGCGCGTGTCCGATGCGCACACTTGCGTCAGGCCCCGTCCACCCGGTGCAGCGTGGTGAGCAGGGCGTCCAGGAGCTCGCGGTCGCGGAGCTGGGTGAGGCGGGCGCGGGCCTCGGCCGGGGGGAGCCAGCGGATCCGGTCGACCTCGCGGTTCGGCGTGAAGTGGCCGTGGGTGGCCTCGGCCGCCCAGTAGTGGACCACCTTCGGGCGGCCGCCGGTGCGGTAGTGGGCCGTGGGCAGGGGCGGGCCGGGGACGCAGTGGTGGCCGGTTTCCTCCCCCACCTCGCGCACGGCGGCCGCCAGCGGGGACTCGCCCTGCTTCAGCTTGCCCTTGGGGTGCGACCAGTCGTCGTACTTCGGCCGGTGCACCAGGCAGACCTCAAGGCCGCCCGGCCCCGGCGCGCGGCGCCACAGCACGCAGCCCGCCGCGCGGATCAGGTCCGGCGGCCCGGTCACGGCGCCGTGACCGCCTCGCGGAGCCAGGCCTGCTGGAAGGCGAACCTCGCCGCCTCCACCTCGTGGCGCTGGTCGGCGTGCAGCACGCCGAGGGCGTACGCGGTGGCCGGGGCGATCCGGGGGGTGCGGGCCGCCGAGGCGGCGGCCGCCGCCGCGTCCGCGGCCTCCCGGTGCAGGTCCAGGGCCTGGCCCGCCTGGAGCAGGCGGGGGTCGAGGGGGGCCTCGCCGAGGAGGACCTCCTGGGCGTAGCGGTGCAGGCGCAGCAGGGAGCGGACCTTCAGCCAGGGGGCGTCCTGGGCCTCCGGGGCGGTGTCCGTCGCGAGACCGTGGATCAGGGCCTCCGCGTTGTACGGGTGGCCCGCCCTGATCAGGGGGAGCGCCGTCACCGCCTCCGCCAGGTGCTGTTCGGCCGTCGCGGCCAGGGGTTTGAGGTCGGCGTCCGGGGCGGCGCGCAGGGGGACCTCGCTGGCGAGGACGGCCACGTTGTCCGCCACGGCGTGGAAGCGGGAGGAGCCGAAGGCCTGGAGCGCGGCGGAGTGGGCCCGGGTGCGGGCCAGGGTGAGCTGGCGCTCCAGGAGCGCGGCGGCCTTGGCGGCGCCCACGGCCAGGGGGCCGGTGGGCTTCTTGGCGGAGCCTTGGGCGGGGAGGCCGGCCTGGCGGGGCCTGGACGTGTCGGCACCGTCGGCCGGGGGCTGCGCCCACCCTCCCCCGCTCTCGGCTCCGCTCGGCCGGGGGTGCCCCCCTCGCCCTGCGGAACGCCTGCCCACAGCGGTGGAGGCGGCATCCGGTGCGGCCGCGGGCAGTGGTGCCCCCGGGCTGCTTCCGGTCCACCTGTCGGTGGCGGGCGGGGGGTATCCGCCGCGGAGGGGCGGTGTCGAGGGTGACGGCGGGGCGGACGAACCCGGCGGGGAGGCCGGGGCCGACGGGCCCGGGAGGGGCGGTGGCGGGGAGGACAGCCGGTGGAGGGCGCCCAGGAGCCGCTCCAGTCGCGCGGCGTAGGCGTGCTCGCGGGCCAACGTGCCGGACAGCCACGCCAGCTCGGGCCGGAGGGACTCCGTCCACTCCGGGTCGAGGAGCGGCCGGAAGGTGTGCAGGGTGGCGCCGATCCTGCGGGACGCGCGCCGCAGCGCCCGCGCCGCCTCCAGGGACTCCTCGGCGCCGTGCGCGTCCGTCGAGGACTCGCGGTGCAGCCGCAGCGAGCGGAGGAAGTCGGTCGCCTGGTCCTGCAGGTAGACCGACAGCGTCTCGCCCGCCGTCATCTCATGGTGTTGCTGTGCCACGCCGGCGCCTCCGGGCGTCTATGAGCATCTCCTGTACGTTCCGCAGGGGCTGGCCGTCCGGGTCCGTGGCATGCCGGGTCCAGTTGCCGTCCGCCCCCAGGTGCCACGAGGCCGTGGTGTCCGACATGCCGGTCTCCAGGAGCCGGTTCAGGGTCGCCCGGTGCGCCGGGGCCATCACCCTGACCAGGGCCTCGATACGGCGGTCGAGGTTGCGGTGCATCATGTCGGCGCTGCCGATCCACACCTCCGGCTCGCCCCCGTTGCCGAAGGCGAAGATCCGGGAGTGCTCCAGGAAGCGGCCGAGCACGGAGCGGACGCGTATGTTCTCGGACAGGCCCGCGACCCCCGGCCGTACCGCGCAGATCCCGCGCACCCACACGTCCACCGCCACCCCGGCCTGCGAGGCGCGGTACAGCGCGTCGATGACGGCCTCGTCCACGATCGAGTTGACCTTGATGCGGACGTAGGCGGGGCGGCCCGCGCGGTGGTGCTGGATCTCCCGGTTGACGCGGGTGATCAGGCCGTCGCGCAGGGACTTGGGGGCGACGAGCAGGCGCCGGTAGGTCTCCCGGCGCGAGTAGCCCGAAAGCCGGTTGAAGAGGTCCGAGAGGTCGGCGCCGACTTCCTGGTTGGCGGTCAGCAGCCCCAGGTCCTCGTAGAGCCGGGCCGTCTTGGGGTGGTAGTTGCCGGTGCCCACGTGGGAGTACCGGACAAGGTTGTCACCCTCCTGGCGGACCACGAGCGACAGCTTGCAGTGGGTCTTCAGACCGACCAGGCCGTACACGACGTGGCAGCCGGCCTCCTCCAGCTTGCGGGCCCACTTGATGTTGGCCTGCTCGTCGAAGCGGGCCTTCAGCTCGACCAGGACCAGGACCTGCTTGCCGGACTCGGCGGCGTCGATGAGCGCGTCCACTATCGGGGAGTCGCCCGAGGTGCGGTACAGCGTCTGCTTGATGGCGAGGACGTTCTCGTCGGCGGCGGCCTGTTCCAGGAAGGCCTGCACGGACGTGGAGAACGAGTCGTAGGGGTGGTGCAGGAGCACGTCGTGGTCGCCGCGCAGGGCCGCGAAGATGTCGGGCGCGGACGCCGACTCGACCTCGGCGAGGTCGCGGTGGGTGCCCGCGACGAACTTCGGGTACTTCAGCTCCGGCCGGTCCAGGCCCGCGATGGAGAAGAGGCCGGTGAGGTCGAGGGGGCCCGGCAGCGGGTGCACCTCGGACTCGCCGATCTTCAGCTCCCGCATCAGCAGGTCGAGCACCTTGCGGTCGATGGACTCCTCGACCTCCAGGCGCACCGGCGGCCCGAAGCGGCGCCGCATCAGCTCCTTCTCCAGGGCCTTGAGGAGGTTCTCGGCGTCGTCCTCCTCGACCTCCAGGTCCTCGTTCCTGGTGAGGCGGAACATGTGGTGCTGCTTGATGTTCATGCCCGGGAACAGTTCCTGGAGGTGCTTGGGCGCGGCGATGACGTCCTCGATGGGGACGTAGCGCTGCGGGGAGGCCTCCAGGAAGCGGGACAGGAGCGGCGGGACCTTGACGCGCGCGAAGTGCTCGTGTCCCGTGACCGGGTTCTCGATCACCACGGCGAGGTTCAGGGACAGGCCCGAGATGTAGGGGAAGGGGTGCGCGGGGTCGACGGCCAGGGGAGTGAGGACCGGGAAGATCCGGTGCATGAAGAGGGTGTAGAGCCGGGACTGCTCCTTGTCGGTGAGCTCGTTCCAGCGCACCACGTGGATGCCCTCGTCGGCCAGGGCCGGGGCGACCTCTTCCTGGTAGCAGGCGGCGTGCCGGGCCATGAGCTCGCGGGAGCGGGACCAGATCAGCTCAAGGACCTCGCGGGGCTGCAGGCCCGAGGCCGAACGGGTGGCGACGCCGGTCGCGATGCGCCGCTTCAGGCCCGCCACCCGGACCATGAAGAACTCGTCCAGGTTCGAGGCGAAGATGGCGAGGAAGTTCGCCCGCTCCAGGAGCGGGGTGTTCGGGTCCTCGGCGAGTTCGAGGACGCGTTCGTTGAAGGCGAGCCAGCTGCGCTCCCGGTCCAGGAAGCG from Streptomyces flavofungini includes:
- a CDS encoding metal-sensitive transcriptional regulator; protein product: MTTTEAAAAATTEAPSGEDQAAAAGTAHQTHGYHKQKDEHLKRLRRIEGQIRGLQRMVEEDVYCIDILTQVSAGTKALQSFALQLLEEHLRHCVADAAVKGGDEIDAKVEEATKAIARMLRT
- a CDS encoding DUF47 domain-containing protein, giving the protein MRFRLTPRETSFYDMFAASADNIVTGSKLLMELLGADASARAEIAERMRAAEHAGDDATHAIFHQLNSSFITPFDREDIYSLASSLDDIMDAMEEAVDLVVLYQVEELPKGVEQQIEVLARAAELTAEAMPHLRTMDNLTEYWIEVNRLENQADQIHRKLLAHLFNGKYDAIEVLKLKQIVDVLEEAADAFEHVANTVETIAVKES
- a CDS encoding inorganic phosphate transporter → MDTFALIVTIGVALGFTYTNGFHDSANAIATSVSTRALTPRAALAMAAVMNLAGAFLGSGIAKTVSEGLIETPHGTKGMWILFAGLVGAIVWNLVTWYFGLPSSSSHALFGGLVGAALAGGIGVIWSGVVEKIVIPMFLSPLVGLAVGYLVMCAIMWMFRKSNPHKAKRGFRIAQTVSAAGMALGHGLQDAQKTMGIVVMALVIADVEDAGDPIPIWVKISCAVMLSLGTYAGGWRIMRTLGRKIIELDPPQGFAAETTGAGIMFTTAFMFHAPISTTHVITSAIMGVGATKRVNAVRWGVAKNIILGWFITMPAAALVAALSFWIVNLAFL
- a CDS encoding FG-GAP-like repeat-containing protein, with translation MRSTTYLTAAACAAALLSVTAPAQAAPAAPAKPAAGKDAADFNGDGYPDLAIGAPSAKIDGIKRAGLVSIVYGSAEGLKYDKQQLVSRATPGVPGEPKANPYGWGIQASHGDLDDDGYDDLLISDGPGLLVLWGGKDGISGGTEVPTGEGTTASPAFRQAWQRIGDVNGDGKADIVGAAQVGPQMNANWGLGTLYGPFDRGTGKPASVQFRDTEAKDGVAATSVQVGDMTGDGVDDVVTMGTGTRPSDGRQARVLQGTRDGYVPGGKLNARHGGAFGDLNGDGFQDFVGTPQEYDADNSGAISVTYGGPDGVSKTIPARVYDQDSPGVPGIDEKGDRWGTDVAVGDLDKDGYGDILVGASWESATDPSTAVSGSVTMLRGSKSGVTTKGAKVLTQNSKGIPSTSEKSDHFGEAVTVVDADKNGTPEVYVGGMGEDTFVGRTWQLQTDASGVTGTGAKSFNLGGGYGSAHFGEYFAK
- the pstB gene encoding phosphate ABC transporter ATP-binding protein PstB, encoding MAKRIDVSGLNAYYGSHKAIEDISMTVEPRSVTAFIGPSGCGKSTFLRTLNRMHEVTPGGRVDGKVLLDGDDLYGSGVDPVNVRRTIGMVFQRPNPFPTMSIYDNVAAGLKLNGSYKKSELNDVVEKSLKGANLWNEVKDRLNKPGSGLSGGQQQRLCIARAIAVEPQVLLMDEPCSALDPISTLAIEDLIGELKERFTIVIVTHNMQQAARVSDRTAFFNLAAVGQPGKLIEIDETERIFSNPSVQATEDYISGRFG
- the pstA gene encoding phosphate ABC transporter permease PstA is translated as MSTTTVKPTGTPGGRPPSDLRRARLPRWAPYVIAVGSLAVGSGIGLAADLSSRLQWGLISAILFVGVSYFLSASVEGTRQAKDRLATSLVWVMFLLAVVPLASLIFETVQRGTEVFDGYFLSHSMGVVADDEPGGGIYHALIGTLEQVGLACLIAVPIGLLTAIYLVEYGRGKLAKAVTFFVDVMTGIPSIVAGLFVLSFWILILGFDFSGWAGAMALSILMMPVVVRSTEEMLKLVPNELREASLALGVPKWRTILKVVLPTAIGGITTGVMLAVARIAGETAPVLLLVWTNPFINTDPFNGPQGSLPLFIYQQYASGTSAGYDRAWAAALALIAFIMILNLVARGIARWKAPKTGR
- the pstC gene encoding phosphate ABC transporter permease subunit PstC, which produces MDIPTDTPPPPSHVEDAEPTTTEQKRAARGATRPGDRIFLALSRGSGITLLLIMAAVAAFLAYRASIALADNEGNFLTTFEWDPAGSLHDGKPYFGIAVLVFGTIVSSIIALVIAVPVAIGIALFISHYAPRRLAAPIAFVIDLLAAVPSIVYGLWGALVVAPNLTGLYSWLDDYFGWTGIFEYHGGAPRSLMTVGILLAIMILPIITNVSREVFLQVPKMHEEAALALGATRWEVIRMSVLPFGRSGIISASMLGLGRALGETIAVATVLSPTFVIQASVLDYGGGTFAQNIASKFSEASEYGRDALIASGLVLFVITLLVNGAARLIIARRKEYSGANA
- the pstS gene encoding phosphate ABC transporter substrate-binding protein PstS, with the translated sequence MKLQRMNRRALTLGALAVSGALALTACGSDDDGSSNGGKKTNANSNIDCEGAKGQLMASGSSAQKGAIDAWVKQYRAACKDVQLQYKPDGSGAGITSFLQGQTAFAGSDSALKPEEIAESKKVCKGSQAIDLPMVGGPIAIAYNVPGVDSLTLDAKTIADIFNDKIKTWDDKAIEKLNPDAKLPGTKIQAFHRSDESGTTDNFTKYLKGAAPSAWPHEPAKVWAAKGGQSASGSSGVAQQVKQTEGAISYMELSYATEGIKTVDLKTGAKEPVKATVDNASKAISEAKVVGKGKDLAMELNYKPTAEGAYPIILVTYEIVCEKNNKKDTLATTKSFLNYIASEDGQSVLKDESYAPMPTEIITKVRETVKGLS
- a CDS encoding NUDIX hydrolase; amino-acid sequence: MTGPPDLIRAAGCVLWRRAPGPGGLEVCLVHRPKYDDWSHPKGKLKQGESPLAAAVREVGEETGHHCVPGPPLPTAHYRTGGRPKVVHYWAAEATHGHFTPNREVDRIRWLPPAEARARLTQLRDRELLDALLTTLHRVDGA
- a CDS encoding CHAD domain-containing protein, which encodes MAQQHHEMTAGETLSVYLQDQATDFLRSLRLHRESSTDAHGAEESLEAARALRRASRRIGATLHTFRPLLDPEWTESLRPELAWLSGTLAREHAYAARLERLLGALHRLSSPPPPLPGPSAPASPPGSSAPPSPSTPPLRGGYPPPATDRWTGSSPGAPLPAAAPDAASTAVGRRSAGRGGHPRPSGAESGGGWAQPPADGADTSRPRQAGLPAQGSAKKPTGPLAVGAAKAAALLERQLTLARTRAHSAALQAFGSSRFHAVADNVAVLASEVPLRAAPDADLKPLAATAEQHLAEAVTALPLIRAGHPYNAEALIHGLATDTAPEAQDAPWLKVRSLLRLHRYAQEVLLGEAPLDPRLLQAGQALDLHREAADAAAAAASAARTPRIAPATAYALGVLHADQRHEVEAARFAFQQAWLREAVTAP